In Periplaneta americana isolate PAMFEO1 chromosome 4, P.americana_PAMFEO1_priV1, whole genome shotgun sequence, one DNA window encodes the following:
- the LOC138697756 gene encoding cuticle protein 2-like, protein MNKSLQVVFFCLVALSVAYARPGFLGYPYAAVAHVAPQPVADTPEVAAAKVAHFAAYNAAAAAAAAAPDFDAVHVAAPVYAAYAAPAAYYAGVPAVVNGVPADTPEVAAAKAAHFAAHAQAKAQIYG, encoded by the exons ATGAACAAGAGTCTGCAG GTCGTCTTCTTCTGCCTGGTGGCCCTCAGCGTGGCCTATGCCCGTCCCGGGTTCCTGGGCTACCCCTACGCTGCCGTGGCCCACGTGGCCCCTCAGCCCGTTGCTGACACTCCCGAAGTCGCCGCCGCCAAGGTTGCCCACTTCGCCGCCTACAATGCCGCTGCCGCCGCTGCTGCTGCCGCTCCCGACTTCGACGCCGTGCACGTTGCCGCCCCCGTGTATGCCGCCTATGCCGCCCCCGCTGCCTACTACGCTGGAGTGCCCGCCGTCGTGAACGGCGTCCCTGCTGACACCCCCGAAGTGGCCGCCGCTAAGGCTGCCCACTTCGCTGCCCACGCTCAGGCTAAAGCCCAGATCTACGGTTAA